In Nyctibius grandis isolate bNycGra1 chromosome 17, bNycGra1.pri, whole genome shotgun sequence, the genomic stretch GGTCCCCACTTGCCCACTTTGGGGAcctggggggggacggggacgcTCCAGCCCCCTCCACCCAGATGCCCTTGAAACGCCCCGTCCCCGGGGACCCAAGCGCCAGGCTGAGACCCCCCGGCATCATCACACCCGTGGGGGGACCCAGGAGGAGCGAGGTGCTCGGGGGGGGGTGTCCCTATTTGGGGGTCACCtcctggggtggggaagggaccATCCCTGGGGCCTCAGGCCTTGTGCCCCGGGGGCTCCGGGGACATCTTGGGGCTCGGGGACGGGTGGCCCTGGAGATGCCTgggtgggggggcagcgggtggtcatggctgggggctgctgtgccCCTCCACTCTCTGTCCCTCCAGGACACCCTGAGCTGGGGAGACAAGGGGGACACCCACGGGgagaggggacacggggacacgtGACATGGGGATAGAGGGACACGGGGATAGAGGGACACGGGGACTTGGGGCACAGGGgcagggggacacagggacactgGGATGTGCAGGACGGGGATATGGGGACACTGTGACAGGGGGACGTGGGGTACAGGGGAAAGGGGagatggggacacggggacatggggaagggggacgtggggatatggggacacagggatgtGGGGCCACGGGGATGCGGGGCCACAGGGATGCGGGGCCACAGGGACGTGAGGTTGTGGGGTCACGGGACATGGGGATGTGGGGAgatggggacacggggatgCTGTGCTacaggggacacggggacgtggggctgggggacgtGTGGGGTACGGGGGACACAGGAACGTAGCTCTACAGGGACACGGGGACGTGGGGCTCCGGGAGCACGGGGTTACGGGGTCCCGGCACCGGGGGCTGCGGGAACCCGGGGCCCGATCCTGGTCCAGCAGCGCCGGCAGGTGCCCACAGCCCTCGGGGCGCCCCGGAGGGGACGGGGGacccccgggccccccccggcCGCCCTTACCTTGCTCGGGGAGGGCCCCAGGGCGCCCGGGGTCCCGGCCTCgctcagccccgccgccgccggctcccCATGGGCTTTATGgctcggcggggccggcggcggcgggacgggccgggcccccccgctgccccccccccagcccgggccGCCTCGCCGGGCCCCGCTGGCACCGAttggcggggccggggagggggcccGGGCCGGGGAGGAGCCGCCGGGGGCGGGACGGGGGTTAATGGGGTGGAAAACGAGCCGGCCCGCACCGGGTCACGTTACCGgccacggggggggggggcccccCCCCGAGCCATCGGCACCGGCCCCGGGGAGGGTCCGGGCGGGGTCCCGGGGCTCCGGTACCGGCACCGGGCGGGGTCCGGGCGGGGTCCCCCGAGCTCCGGTACCGGGCGGGGTCCGGGCGGGGTCCCGGGGCTCCGGTACCGGCTCCGGGCAGAGCCCCCCCGCGCGCAGCAGCACCCACCCGGGTGGTCCCCAGGGATCCCCCTCCGGacccccgacccccccccccggagcATCAGTGTGAGTGTGGGGTGGCCacgggcgcggggcgggggctgggGTCACCCGTGTGCACGCGCAGAGGGACCCCCGCACCCCCGGGGGGCAACGCCAGCGCCGGTGCTGCCGCTCACGGGGagcagcggcggggggggcgtGGGGCGCGGAGCCGTGGGGCGCGGGGccgtggggcgggggggtccGTGGGGCGCGGCCGCCCCACACAAGGCCCCGCTGTtcccgggccggggccggttCCCCGGGGCCGCGGCACAAAGCGCCTTTGTCCGcccgggggggggccggggctgcgcgggggctCCCGGAGGCGGCCTCGGGCTCCGGGGGAGGGCCTGGCCGCGGATGGGGGTGGCTAGTGACCACAGAGACCTGGCTAGTGACCATAAAGCCCTGGCTAGTGACCATAAAGCCCTGGCTAGTGATGGGGGgggcctgggctgggggggactgggCTAGTGAGGGGTACCCTGGGCTAATGGGGGGGGCGGGCTATCGAAGGGGACCCTGGGCTAGTGAGGGGAAGCTCTGGGCTAGCGAGGGGAAGCTCTGGGCTAGTGACAGGGAGCCTCGGGCTAGTGAGGTGGGGCTGTGGGCCAGCGGGGAGGGCGAGATCGCgtgtgcccccccccgccgtgcTCAGTGTCACACAGGCGTGCGCAGCCCCCCCCTTGTGCCCTGTGTCACCCCCCCCGTCACGCGTGTCCCCCCCGTCCCGTCCCACGCACCCGGCCCAGGTGTGCgcacctgcccccccccccccgcgtcCTTTCACACAGCACCGCCGCGTCCCGAGCCCCCGCCCGGGGGGGTCACGcgtggggccgggggcgggcgcgggTCGGTATTTTTAGCCGCGCGCTCCCGGGCGCAGCCGTTGCCGGGGAACGGCGGGAGCGCGGCCGAGGAACTGCgaggcggggggagcggggagcgggggggctgctccggcaccggccccggccccggccccggccccggcaccggccccggccccggccccggcgggagCGACCCGGCGCTGCGCCCCCCCTGCGCCCCCCCTGCGCCATGCGCGCAGCGCACCGGGGCTGCGCGGcccggcgggagcggcggccgcggggcgaGCGGTgagtgcggggccggggggggggggacacagcccGGGGggggccctgctgccccccatcgccccctgcagccccccccgccgcagCACACGGGGGTGGcagcggggaccccccccctcTGCGGGATCCCCCCGCACCGACCGCGCAGGAtgcgccgccccccccccggcctCCGTTCTGCGCCCGGTGGGGGGGGCACGGGCGGGTGGCGCAGGgcccccagggtggggggggggggtgtgcaAGGAGGAGCTGCGTGTGCAAGGCCCAGCggggtgtgcatgtgtgtgcacgcGTGTGGCCCAGCTcggtgcacacgcgtgtgccgCCGTCGCCCCGGATGCTGCACACCCCATCTCGTGACACGGGAGCGTGCAAGGAGCCCCTCAGGGCGCACGCCTGGGCCTGCACCCGCCCGGGGTCCCATGCGTGTGCACGCGTGTCCCCGGGGGTGGTGTGCTCATGTGCACGCCTGCTCATGTGTGTGCAAGGCGTGCGTGCTCTGGTGCTGCGTGTGCGTGTGAATGCACATGTGTGTGCGCACGCGTGTGCATCTGCAAGCGTCTGTGTGCAGGCATGTGTGTGGATGAGTGCACATGCGTGGGCTCAGCACCCCAGGTCCtcccgtgcctcagtttacccCCCCAGgcctccctgcaccccccccatcccctcccagtgcccccagttcGAGGGGGCGAGCGGCGCCGTTAACCCCTTCCCCCCCGCAGCCTCTGAGGGGCGATGGCGCAGGACAACGCCGCCTTCTGCGGGGTCCCCGAGGGGGTCCCCGGGGAGGCGAagccccccccggtgcccccccggcggcggggggccggCGCCCGCAAGCGCCAGCGGTACGTGGAGAAGGACGGCAAGTGCAACGTGCAGCACGGGAACGTGCGGGAGACCTACCGCTACCTCACCGACATCTTCACCACCCTGGTGGACCTCAAGTGGCGCTTCAGCCTCCTCGTCTTCATCCTCGCCTACGCCGTCACCTGGCTCTTCTTCGGCCTCATCTGGTGGTTCATCGCCTACTGCCGGGGGGACCTGGACCACCTGGAGGACCACGCCTGGACCCCCTGCGTCAACAACCTCAACGGCTTCGTCTCCgccttcctcttctccatcgAGACGGAGACCACCATCGGCTACGGCCACCGCGTCATCACCGACAAGTGTCCCGAGGGCatcgtgctgctgctgctccaggccaTCCTGGGCTCCATGGTCAACGCCTTCATGGTGGGCTGCATGTTCGTGAAGATCTCCCAGCCCAACAAGCGGGCCGAGACCTTGGTCTTCTCCTCCCACGCCGTGGTCTCGCTGCGGGACGACCGGCTCTGCCTGATGTTCCGCGTGGGCGACCTGCGGGACTCGCACATCGTGGAGGCCTCCATCCGCGCCAAGCTCATCAAGTCCAAGCAGACGCAGGAGGGCGAGTTCATCCCCCTGGACCAGACCGACCTGAGCGTGGGCTTCGACACGGGCGACGACCGCCTCTTCCTCGTCTCGCCCCTCATCATCAGCCACGAGATCGACGAGCGCAGCCCCTTCTGGGACGTCTCGCGGCACCAGCTGGAGAAGGACGATTTCGAGATCGTCGTCATCCTCGAGGGGATGGTGGAGGCCACAGGTAACGGGGACGCCGGCGGCGGCTGGGGGTGGGATGTGCTTGGAGACACCTCAGGTCCATGTGGACACCTCCACACCTCCATGGGGACACCTCCATGGGGACACCTCATGGGGGCACCTCATCTCCATGTGGACATCTCATCTCTGTGGGAATATCTCCATGGGAACACCTCATGGGGACACTTCACCTCCATGGGGACACTTCACCTCATGGGGACACCTCACGGGGACACCTCACCTCCATGGGGACACCTCCATGGAGACACCTCATGGGGACACTTCACCTCCATGGGGACACTTCACCTCACGGGGACACCTCACCTCCATGGGGACACCTCATGGGGACACCTCACCTCCATGGGGACACTTCACCTCATGGGGACACCTCACCTCCATGGGGACATCACCCTTGTGGCCCACAGCGTGTTCCCGCCTGGTCCTGGCTGGGAGGTGACCCCAAATCCACCCTCACCCCCAAGCTCAGCCTGGacgtcccccccccccaataacCCCACTGCAGGactgggggggcagggggtgggagcAGCCTTCCCCtgtgcccctctgcccccccgtGGGAAGCCTTTGCCTGGCGAGGGGCTTGGGGAGGGGACCCCGATGGCAGtgccagccccgtcccctgcgcgggggggggggtcccgggcaCCGGGTGGGTGCTGCACAGGTCGGGGTCCCCCACGCAGcggctgcagcacagcccccccAGCCAGGGTCAGGGCACCCCTCgcccccccccaagccccccccaGGCCCGGGCCAGTGCCCACCGCCCGCTGCCTGGCGCAGGGATGACGTGCCAGGCCCGGAGCTCGTACCTGGCGGACGAGGTGCTGTGGGGGCACCGCTTCGCGCCCCTGCTCAGCCTCGAGGAGGGCTTCTACGAGGTGGACTACGGGGGCTTCCACGAGACCGTGCCCGTGCCCACCCCGGCCTGCAGCGCCCGGCAGCTGGTggccgcggccgcccgccgcgATGCCCACCTCTACTGGTCCATCCCCAGCCGCCTGGACCAGCCGCtggaggaggcggcggccggggggggCGACCCCGGCGCCCCCCGGGAGAGCAATGGCACGCTGGCCAGCCCCGAGGCGCGGTGATGGGCCACGGGGGGTGCTGGGCGCCCACCGCTCCCCCTGCGCTTGGTTTTAATaaacccacccccccccagcgGACGGTGGTCTTGGGGTGCGGGGTCCTcaatttggggggggggggggaggtgcGCCTGGGCTCGGGGGGTGCCAATCCCGTGCCCCCACTGGGGAGTTTGGGgtggagcaggggctggcagagcccccccccccattgCCAcgggggggggcaggcagggattgggggggggggctccaGAGTATGGCACGTGAGTGCCCAGGGTGGGCGGGGGTCTCCAGGGACGTGGGGACCCCCAGGGCGGGCAGGGGTGGGGTCTCCAGGAGGTGGGCGGGGTTAGTGACCAGGACGCCCCGCCCACCGCCCCGCCCAGGCCccgcctcctgcccccccccacgCCACGATGCGGGTGTCTCTCCGCCCCCCCCCGGGTCCCGCAGCCCCCCACGGGGgtgggcacggggggggggtgtgtgtgtgcacacgcgtgggggtgtgtgtgtgtgtgcacacgcgtGTCGGCGCACGCGGCGGGGGGGTGGCACgtccccccccgtgtccccgcgTCCCCCCGGCTGCCACATTCCTCTCGCCCACGGGCCGcagctgcgggggggggggggggggggcgccgGGGCTCGACCCCCGCACGGGCACACGCGTCACCGCTGCCACCTCCGGCAGGGAACTGGGGCgactgggaggactggggggGGCGGCGCGGGTCCCCcgtggggccggggcggggTCCCAGCACGGGGCAACCGCGTCATCTGTTTGCTCAGCTTGGGGACagcggggggacggggggggacagcggggggggacagcggggggacgggggggggacagcggggggcACGGCCCCGTAAACACCCCCCGCCACCGGCCTCGGCCCGCCCAGCCCTGACTGGGGCggactgggggcactgggatggactgggacaggctggggggacTGGGTTGGATGGCGGGGACCGGGTTGCACTGGAGGGGACTGGGttggactgggatggactgggggcactgggatggaTGGGGAGAGACTGGGATGGACTCGGGATACTGGGATGGACAGGGAgcactgggatggactgggggGGATGgagtggggacactgggatggatGGGGAGACACTGGGATGAATTGGGGGGAATGGGATGGACAGGGGgcactgggatggactggggatactgggatggactgggggcactgggcaGACTGGACGTGCTAGGGATGTTGGGGGGCAGTGGGACagactgggaggtgctggggcagtTGAGGGGGGGACTGGGAAAGACTGGGGCAgactgggggtgctggggatactggggggcactgggacaGATGGGGGGACTGGGAGAGACTGGGGCATACAGGGATggacagggaggtggtgggaaaGGTGGGCAGACTGGGCAGAACCGGGACagactgggggggactgggacagACTGGGAATAATGGGCTGCACTGGGAGTGTGATGCTGGACCAGGGGAACTGGTGCAGCCGATGGGGGCCTGGGGatgctgggagcactggtgcagactggtggcactggtgcagggggctgtgtgcccCACGGCCGTGCCCCCCCCATGCCCTTGAGCTGCCCTTGACGGTTGCCGTGGCGACTAAGCCAGACcctggggggccgggggggagtGTGGGGGGGTACTGGGAGGGGACGTTGGAGcgggactggggacactggggctgcggggcaggactggggcggggggagggacaggagggttggagtggggctggggggggtgtcAGGATGTGACCCTGGGCACAACCGTGACCCCGGGCACAGCCACAGCGGGCACACGCGGTGCCCGGGCACAGCCAGTCCTCGGGCACAGCCGTCCCTGGTCCCAGTTGTCCCTGGTCGCAGTTGTCCCTGGTCCCAGTTGATGTCCCTGGTCGCAGCCCCCCCCCGGCACAGCCCCCCCCAGGCCCTGGCCTTTCCCCGGCTAATTTTAGCCGTCCCGCGTTCCCGGCCGCTGCCCGGTGGCACCAGCGTCCCCGGCCGGGGCAGGgccagctggggcaggggcatACTGGGAGAACTGGGGACACGCTGGGGTGGGGACCTGCCCCCCCGAACTACCCCCCGCGGTCACCCCCTGCtctgggggggctgcgggagcgaCTCAGGCGTCCAGGTGgcctctgcccccccccgccccccccggccAGCTGTGGGGTCAGCGTGGGGGGTCCGGCTGCGTGGGtcccctgagaccccccccccaccctggggtcagcggggggggcaggagggggcacCCCCGGCCCGGACACCTGCGTTCCCAGCGCTCGGCCGGgcccccccgctgccccggggccCGGATCCCACGGCCGCCTCCGGGGGGGGTCCGGGACCGGGAGGGGCTGGAGACACCCCCCAGGGCCGGGGGGGCGGGAGGAGCCCCCGCCCCACACTgaggggggcaggagggggggcggggggtgtcCGGGTCCGGCcaggaggggccgggggggatggagggggccggggggggggcaggcCCGGCCggtgggcgggggggggggggggggcgggccgggcggggcccCGGAGGGTTTTTCTCggccgccgcagccgccgctCCCGAGTGCCCCGGGCCGGGAGCAGCGACGGCGGCGCCATGGGCAGAGGGGTGAGTAGGGGCGGCCCGGGGCACCCCCCGACCCCCACCGGGGCACCCCCCGACCCCCACCGGGCACCCACGGACCCCCCCGGGGCACCCACCAACCTCCCCGGAGCACCCCCCGACCCCCACAGCGCCCACCCGTGCGGGCACCCACCCACGCGGGGCACCCACATCACCCACCCGCTgccacccctgggtgccctcCCCGCCGGACCCCGGCCCCGGCACCCCCTCACGGGCGTCCTGCAGcccgcgccccccgcgccccccgccgccacccccACGGTCTCGAGTGACCCCCGACACGGGGGGGCAGCTGCCCGGGCGCCCGGATCCCCCCGCTTCGGGGGAGAAATGCccgggaggaggggaagggtc encodes the following:
- the KCNJ9 gene encoding G protein-activated inward rectifier potassium channel 3, whose protein sequence is MAQDNAAFCGVPEGVPGEAKPPPVPPRRRGAGARKRQRYVEKDGKCNVQHGNVRETYRYLTDIFTTLVDLKWRFSLLVFILAYAVTWLFFGLIWWFIAYCRGDLDHLEDHAWTPCVNNLNGFVSAFLFSIETETTIGYGHRVITDKCPEGIVLLLLQAILGSMVNAFMVGCMFVKISQPNKRAETLVFSSHAVVSLRDDRLCLMFRVGDLRDSHIVEASIRAKLIKSKQTQEGEFIPLDQTDLSVGFDTGDDRLFLVSPLIISHEIDERSPFWDVSRHQLEKDDFEIVVILEGMVEATGMTCQARSSYLADEVLWGHRFAPLLSLEEGFYEVDYGGFHETVPVPTPACSARQLVAAAARRDAHLYWSIPSRLDQPLEEAAAGGGDPGAPRESNGTLASPEAR